From Candidatus Binataceae bacterium:
GGAGTACATTTTCTTCCTCGACTTCGGCGGACATCGCGATGACCCCCGGGTTAAGCGTGCGCTCAAGGCGCTGGAACGCAAAGCTCTTTTTTTGAAAGTGCTTGGATCGTATCCTGAAGGCAGATCGATCTCCGCGTGACCGGGGCGATCGCATTCGCTTGGCAAACATCGAAGACCTGGTGCTCCCTTCGGTCGCTGCGATCGCGCCGTACGAGCCGGGGAAGCCTGCCGAAGAGCTGCAGCGCGAACTCGGAATCAGCGAGTCGATCAAGCTCGCATCGAATGAAAATCCCCTCGGACCCTCCCCGCGCGCGGTGGAAGCGATCAAGGCCGCGCTCAGCGAGTTGAATCGCTATCCCGATGGCGCGAACTTCGAACTGCGCCGCAAGATCGCGGAACATCACAACCTTCCCGTCACCCACATATTCGCTGCTTCCGGGTCGGTCGAGGTCATCAACCTACTCGCCTTCCTGTTTCTGAGGCCCGGGCTCAACTCGGTGTTCTCGGATCACGCGTTTGCGATCTATCCGCTGGCGACCGCGGCCGCGGGAGGCGGCGCGAAGGTTGCTCCGACCAGCGATGGTTACTCTCACGATCTGGAAGCAATCGCCGAGCAGATCGACCCAAACACTCGGCTGGTATTTCTCGCCAATCCCAACAATCCGACCGGAACGATCTATCGGCGCGCCGAGTGGAAGCGGTTCCTGGGGCGAGTGCCGGAAGGGGTGGTGGTGGTTGCCGACGAGGCATACTTCGAGTTCGTTCGCGATGGCGGATACCCGGACTCGCTCGAGGATCACGACGAGCACCGCCTGCTCGTAACGCTGCGAACTTTTTCCAAAATCTTCGGGCTAGCCGGCCTGCGCGCCGGCTATGCGGTCGCGCGCCCCGAGATCGTCCGCCTGCTCAACAATGTACGGCAGCCCTTCAACGTAACTTCCCTGGCCCAGGTCGCGGTAATTGCCGCGATGGACGACCGAGCCCATGTCGCGCAAACCTTGCGGGTCAATGCCGGGGGCATGGACTACCTGGAGAACGAGTTTCACCGGCTTAAGATTCCGTTTGTTCCGAGTCACGCAAATTTTCTCCTCACCGAC
This genomic window contains:
- the hisC gene encoding histidinol-phosphate transaminase; the encoded protein is MANIEDLVLPSVAAIAPYEPGKPAEELQRELGISESIKLASNENPLGPSPRAVEAIKAALSELNRYPDGANFELRRKIAEHHNLPVTHIFAASGSVEVINLLAFLFLRPGLNSVFSDHAFAIYPLATAAAGGGAKVAPTSDGYSHDLEAIAEQIDPNTRLVFLANPNNPTGTIYRRAEWKRFLGRVPEGVVVVADEAYFEFVRDGGYPDSLEDHDEHRLLVTLRTFSKIFGLAGLRAGYAVARPEIVRLLNNVRQPFNVTSLAQVAVIAAMDDRAHVAQTLRVNAGGMDYLENEFHRLKIPFVPSHANFLLTDVGDGRAVYDRLLRKGMIVRPMHGYGYPRHVRISV